The DNA window TGGTATTTATGGACAACTTGATAATGCAGGCATGCATGCATGCTTGCCAAATTATCAACTTGAACTACGAAAACAAAGAGTTGAATGTTTTATGTAAAAAGAAGATTGCTAATACTAAAATGCCTTGATAGGAAAACATCCCCATTGAGGAGGTGTTCAAGCAGCTGAAATGTTCCAGGGAAGGTTTGTCTGAAGAGGAAGGAGCAAAGAGGCTCCAAATTTTTGGACCCAACAAGCTTGAGGAGAAAAAGGTCCATTATGTTTTCTCTTTGCTTAGAGattcttttatttatcaaaCCGAACAGTGAACTGAGTTTTGAAgaatatatacatatgtatgttTAATAACAGGAAAGCAAGCTTCTTAAGTTCTTGGGGTTCATGTGGAATCCTCTGTCATGGGTTATGGAATGTGCAGCTGTGATGGCAATTGCTTTGGCCAATGGAGGGGTAATTTTCTATATAACTTTTAGAATTTTGCCTCAGAATATgagattaattttttaatatattatgggctaatattttttttggttccAAATGCAGGGCAAGCCTCCAGATTGGCAAGACTTTGTTGGTATCGTCGTCTTGCTCATCATCAACTCAACTATTAGTTTCATTGAAGAAAATAATGCAGGAAATGCTGCTGCTGCTCTCATGGCTGGTCTTGCCCCCAAAACCAAGGTACCATATTGTGTTTCTCTCATTCATCATAGTGAATACTTTGGAAGAGTTTATAAATAAATTTGAGTCCAAATTGATcattttgaacattttgaaGGTTTTGAGGGACGGTAAATGGACGGAGCAGGACGCAGCAATCCTGGTTCCAGGAGACTTGATTAGTGTTAAGTTGGGAGATATTATCCCAGCTGATGCTCGTCTCTTGGAGGGAGATGCTCTCAAGATTGATCAGTCAGCCCTGACTGGTGAGTCACTACCTGTAACAAAGAACCCTGGTGATGAAGTCTTCTCTGGTTCCACCTGCAAGCAAGGTGAAATCGAGGCTGTGGTCATTGCCACTGGTGTCCATACCTTTTTTGGCAAAGCTGCCCACCTTGTTGATAGCACCAACCATGTCGGTCACTTCCAAAAGGTAGTGCAACTTCTTGTTGGAATGTGCAAACATTTCATTTAAAGAATTGACTTTTATAGCATGCAAGAATTAATTTGCTGATGTTTTCTGAATTCTATTAGGTGTTGACTGCCATTGGGAACTTCTGCATATGCTCCATTGGGTTGGGTATGGTAATTGAGATAGTAGTGATGTACCCAGTGCAGCAAAGGAAGTACAGAGAAGGAATCGACAATTTGCTGGTTCTGCTAATTGGAGGTATCCCAATTGCCATGCCAACAGTCTTGTCTGTGACAATGGCCATTGGGTCTCACAGGCTATCACAGCAAGGTGCCATCACAAAGAGGATGACAGCTATTGAGGAGATGGCTGGCATGGATGTCCTCTGCAGTGACAAGACAGGAACCCTCACCCTTAATAAGTTGACTGTAGACAAGCAAATGATTGAGGTATTCCCCAAGAACATGGACAAAGACAGTGTTGTCCTGTACGCTGCTAGGGCTTCTAGAACTGAGAACCAGGATGCAATTGATGCTTCAATTGTTAACATGTTGAGTGACCCAAAGGAGGTAATGAATTGGACCCGTTCTGAGTTCTAACAAAAGaaggcttttttttttcgacTCCATTTTCCCATATGGTTCATGCCTGTGAGCCTTGTTTGATCTTTGTAGGCGAGAGCAGGAATCACTGAGCTCCATTTCCTTCCTTTCAATCCAGTAGAAAAGCGCACAGCAATTACCTACATTGACTCCAATGGAGATTGGCACAGAAGCAGCAAGGGTGCTCCTGAGCAAGTAAGATAAATTAACATTCACTAGGTGTCAAAATTGCACTGATTTACATTTCGATTTCGATATCTAACACTTTCACTGCTCCACCAGATTATTGATCTTTGCGAACTCAAAGGGGAAACAAGGAAGAAGGCACATGACATCATTGACAACTTTGCTAACCGTGGCCTTCGTTCTTTGGGAGTTGCCAGACAGGTGAGCTGATAGGAAACTGAATATAGAATTATCCATTTGTGTCATCTCACCTCAGGATTCATATCATTGAAAACTTCACGGTTTTAGTACAGCTAAAGATGATTGTGTAATATGTCATAGGCTGTACCTGAGAAGAACAAAGAAAGTGCTGGTGGCCCCTGGGAGTTCATCGGTTTGTTGCCTCTCTTTGACCCTCCAAGACACGATAGTGCAGAGACCATCAAGAAAGCTCTTGATCTCGGTGTTAATGTCAAGATGATCACTGGTGACCAGTTGGCTATTGGCAAAGAGACCGGTCGTAGGCTCGGAATGGGCACCAACATGTATCCCTCGTCCTCCCTGCTAGGCCAGAGCAAGGATGAGTCCATTGCTTCAATTCCCATTGATGAGCTAATTGAGAAGGCTGACGGCTTTGCTGGAGTCTTCCCTGGTAATTTTGCCAACCCATCGCATTAAATGACAAGAGATATGACTTGTTTCTCAACGCTCTTAGTACCATAACTAACACTAAATCTGCGCAGAGCACAAATACGAAATTGTGAAGAAGTTGCAAGAGAGGAAGCACATTTGTGGAATGACAGGAGATGGTGTGAATGATGCCCCAGCACTGAAGAAGGCAGATATTGGTATTGCAGTGGCAGACGCAACTGATGCAGCAAGAAGTGCATCTGACATTGTTTTGACCGAACCAGGACTTAGTGTCATTGTCAGTGCTGTTTTGACAAGCAGAGCTATCTTCCAGAGGATGAAGAACTATACCATCTATGCTGTTTCAATCACAATCCGTATTGTCTTGGGATTCTTGCTCATTGCCCTCATCTGGAAGTTCGACTTCTCACCTTTCATGGTCCTGATCATGGCTATCTTGAATGATGGAACCATCATGACCATCTCCAAGGATAGAGTGAAGCCATCCCCTGTGCCTGATTCATGGAAGCTCAAGGAAATCTTTGCCACTGGTGTTGTCCTCGGAACCTATCTTGCCGTCATGACGGTGGTGTTCTTCTACCTCGCAGCTGACACTGATTTCTTCTCGGTAAATTCTTTTTCCTTCTGTTGATACGTACGAGGACAAGTTAACCAGCTGAACTGAAGGCAAGAACAATATTAATTAACCAATTCATTTCGTTTTCTTTGAGTAGAATATCTTCAAGGTCAGGTCAATCAGAGGTCACCCAGATGAACTCACTGCTGCTCTTTACCTCCAAGTTAGCATCATCAGTCAGGCACTGATCTTTGTTACTAGATCAAGGAGCTGGTCCTTTGTCGAACGCCCTGGACTCTTGCTTGTCACTGCTTTCCTTATTGCCCAGTTGGTGAGTCCTTTTGAACATTTTCGCCaattttcttgtcaaaatgtGGAAACCTTTTGTCATCACATATATGTGGAAGTATGCCTAACCGATTCTTGACTGCCTGCGTTCAGGTGGCTACCTTTATTGCTGTCTATGCAAACTGGAGCTTTGCTAGAATCCAAGGTATTGGATGGGGCTGGGGTGGAGTCATCTGGATCTTCAGCATTGTCACCTACTTCCCTCTTGACATCCTCAAGTTCATCATCCGCTATGCATTGAGCGGCAAGGCCTGGGATTCCATGATCCAGAACAAGGTATAATTGGAAGCCAAAACCATCCATCTCCATCTTATCATAATACACTTCATGAAGACATTATTTTCATTGTAACCATTCTAAACCATTCTAAACAAAACCATCCATTTCCCCTTTTGGGACTGTTCAGACTGCTTTCACCACCAAGAAGGACTATGGCAGAGAAGAGAGAGAAGCGCAATGGGCCTTGGCTCAACGCACACTTCATGGACTTCAAACTCCAGAATCTGCTGGCTTGTTCAATGACAAACACTTCAGAGAGCTGTCTGAAATCGCCGAGCAGGCCAAGAGAAGGGCTGAGGTTGCAAGGTATAAACATGATCTTATCCAGAGCTGTTCTTGTTTCCAAAGATACAAATGAAGACAGAAGTCTATTCCATCACAAAACTTTTATACTTGCATGTGATTTTTACAAGTAAATGTGCCTTTTTGTTAAcgtaaaatttctcaaaaactcacTTTATGTTCTCACCAAGGGCTATGTTGCAGATTGAGGGAGCTTCACACTCTTAAGGGACAT is part of the Coffea eugenioides isolate CCC68of chromosome 6, Ceug_1.0, whole genome shotgun sequence genome and encodes:
- the LOC113774839 gene encoding ATPase 8, plasma membrane-type; the encoded protein is MASDLSLEEIKNEQVDLENIPIEEVFKQLKCSREGLSEEEGAKRLQIFGPNKLEEKKESKLLKFLGFMWNPLSWVMECAAVMAIALANGGGKPPDWQDFVGIVVLLIINSTISFIEENNAGNAAAALMAGLAPKTKVLRDGKWTEQDAAILVPGDLISVKLGDIIPADARLLEGDALKIDQSALTGESLPVTKNPGDEVFSGSTCKQGEIEAVVIATGVHTFFGKAAHLVDSTNHVGHFQKVLTAIGNFCICSIGLGMVIEIVVMYPVQQRKYREGIDNLLVLLIGGIPIAMPTVLSVTMAIGSHRLSQQGAITKRMTAIEEMAGMDVLCSDKTGTLTLNKLTVDKQMIEVFPKNMDKDSVVLYAARASRTENQDAIDASIVNMLSDPKEARAGITELHFLPFNPVEKRTAITYIDSNGDWHRSSKGAPEQIIDLCELKGETRKKAHDIIDNFANRGLRSLGVARQAVPEKNKESAGGPWEFIGLLPLFDPPRHDSAETIKKALDLGVNVKMITGDQLAIGKETGRRLGMGTNMYPSSSLLGQSKDESIASIPIDELIEKADGFAGVFPEHKYEIVKKLQERKHICGMTGDGVNDAPALKKADIGIAVADATDAARSASDIVLTEPGLSVIVSAVLTSRAIFQRMKNYTIYAVSITIRIVLGFLLIALIWKFDFSPFMVLIMAILNDGTIMTISKDRVKPSPVPDSWKLKEIFATGVVLGTYLAVMTVVFFYLAADTDFFSNIFKVRSIRGHPDELTAALYLQVSIISQALIFVTRSRSWSFVERPGLLLVTAFLIAQLVATFIAVYANWSFARIQGIGWGWGGVIWIFSIVTYFPLDILKFIIRYALSGKAWDSMIQNKTAFTTKKDYGREEREAQWALAQRTLHGLQTPESAGLFNDKHFRELSEIAEQAKRRAEVARLRELHTLKGHVESVVKLKGLDIETIQQHYTV